In ANME-2 cluster archaeon, a single genomic region encodes these proteins:
- a CDS encoding indole-3-glycerol-phosphate synthase, translating to MNRIIQDIISATENRVNKLADIGTVQTISTRSLTRSIKNAKDSQYIPVIAEVKPASPTTHNREVSPADAAQIARTMEKAGACAISVLTEPDFFHGSLENLEHVRQAVSIPVLRKDFIIDERQLYEVESDLILLIVGILGDRLPGFISLAKDRGLQPLVEVHDHAEFMAALETDADIIGINNRNLKTMEIDLATTEELAPIIRKHSPDRIIISESGILTPQDAVRVVRAGADAVLVGTSIMKGDIYENTRLLVEAGISDSHTSNTSN from the coding sequence ATGAACAGAATAATACAAGATATCATTTCAGCAACCGAAAACCGTGTCAATAAACTGGCAGACATAGGTACAGTACAGACAATAAGCACAAGGAGCCTTACCAGGTCCATAAAGAATGCGAAGGATTCGCAATATATACCTGTGATAGCCGAGGTCAAACCCGCATCTCCCACCACCCACAACAGGGAAGTGAGCCCTGCCGATGCCGCACAGATAGCCCGGACGATGGAAAAGGCTGGCGCTTGTGCTATTTCCGTACTTACAGAGCCGGATTTTTTCCACGGCAGCCTGGAGAACCTGGAACATGTCAGGCAGGCCGTAAGCATCCCGGTATTGAGGAAGGACTTTATAATAGACGAACGACAGCTCTATGAGGTAGAAAGCGACCTGATACTACTGATAGTTGGAATATTGGGCGACAGGCTGCCTGGATTCATCTCACTTGCAAAGGACAGGGGACTCCAGCCGCTGGTGGAAGTACATGATCACGCAGAATTTATGGCCGCATTGGAGACTGATGCAGATATTATAGGCATCAACAACCGAAACCTCAAGACTATGGAGATCGACCTTGCCACAACCGAAGAACTGGCCCCCATTATCAGGAAACACAGTCCTGACAGGATTATAATAAGCGAGAGCGGTATACTAACTCCACAGGATGCTGTCCGGGTAGTACGGGCAGGTGCCGATGCCGTATTGGTAGGCACGTCCATTATGAAAGGTGACATCTACGAAAACACCAGATTATTAGTTGAGGCTGGCATATCTGACTCACATACGTCAAACACATCAAATTGA
- a CDS encoding adenosylcobalamin-dependent ribonucleoside-diphosphate reductase, protein MELSDNALKVLRRRYLLKDEHSQVTETPEQMFSRVAGYVASADERYRDTAGSEQEFYSVMSNLEFLPNSPTLMNAGTRIKQLAACLVLPIGDSLDEIFGTLKSAAIIHQSGGGTGFSFSKLRPQGDIVGSTGGIASGPVSFMKVFDAATQAIKQGGRRRGANMGILRVDHPDIVDFITAKHEPGVLTNFNLSVGVSDTFMEAVEAGGSYELINPRTGEVTRRKDAIEIFNLIAASAWENGEPGLLFLDTINRDNPTPGQGTIEATNPCGEQPLLPYEACNLGSINLDKMVDGGSIDYDKLGRTVDIAVRFLDNVIDLEQFPLEQIDLMVKGNRKIGLGVMGFADMLIHLGIAYNSTEAVQVAEEVMTFICNRAVQASGEISQRRGVFGNFKSSIYDSPCRPKVRNATRITIAPTGTISMIAGCSSGIEPIYAVSYVKTVMEGEKFVVTNPYFEQMAVQEGFYSPELVERIASNGSVQDIPDVPVAVQRLFVTSHDMGYEWHIRLQAAFQKYADNAVSKTINFRHDATKEDVGRAFRLAYTLGCKGITVYRDRSRSGQVLTTVDDLMQDCEYCGAVLNPT, encoded by the coding sequence TTGGAACTCTCAGATAATGCACTAAAAGTGCTCAGGCGCAGGTACTTGCTAAAAGACGAACACAGCCAAGTGACCGAAACACCAGAGCAGATGTTTAGCAGGGTTGCCGGTTATGTGGCATCTGCCGACGAACGGTACAGGGACACAGCAGGTTCTGAGCAGGAGTTCTACTCGGTCATGTCAAACCTTGAATTCCTGCCCAACTCCCCAACCCTGATGAATGCAGGCACCCGCATCAAGCAGCTTGCAGCCTGTTTAGTCCTGCCGATAGGCGATTCCCTTGATGAGATATTCGGGACCCTGAAGAGTGCAGCCATCATACACCAGAGCGGCGGAGGCACGGGTTTTAGTTTCAGCAAGCTGCGGCCACAGGGGGATATAGTAGGCAGCACAGGCGGGATTGCCAGCGGTCCGGTGTCATTTATGAAAGTGTTCGATGCCGCCACCCAGGCCATCAAACAGGGGGGACGCCGCAGGGGTGCCAATATGGGGATTCTCAGGGTGGACCATCCTGATATTGTGGATTTCATTACTGCAAAGCACGAACCCGGTGTGCTGACCAATTTCAACCTGTCTGTAGGCGTGAGTGATACATTCATGGAAGCTGTAGAAGCAGGGGGATCCTATGAATTAATAAACCCCCGCACCGGTGAGGTCACCCGTCGCAAGGATGCAATTGAGATATTCAACCTCATAGCAGCCTCAGCATGGGAGAACGGTGAGCCGGGTCTGTTGTTCCTGGATACCATTAACCGGGATAATCCTACGCCGGGACAAGGGACGATAGAGGCAACCAATCCCTGCGGGGAACAGCCACTGCTGCCCTATGAGGCCTGCAACCTGGGTTCGATCAACCTGGATAAGATGGTAGATGGCGGCAGCATTGATTATGATAAACTTGGCCGTACCGTGGATATTGCGGTGCGGTTTTTGGATAATGTGATAGACCTGGAGCAGTTCCCGCTTGAACAGATAGACCTTATGGTCAAGGGGAACAGGAAGATAGGGCTGGGTGTGATGGGATTTGCTGATATGCTCATACACTTAGGCATAGCTTACAATTCCACTGAGGCTGTGCAGGTGGCTGAGGAGGTCATGACCTTTATTTGCAACCGGGCAGTGCAGGCATCAGGGGAGATTTCACAGCGACGGGGCGTGTTTGGGAACTTCAAGAGCAGTATCTATGACAGCCCATGCAGGCCTAAAGTGCGCAATGCCACACGTATAACCATTGCACCCACTGGTACTATCAGCATGATAGCAGGATGCAGCAGCGGAATTGAACCGATTTATGCTGTATCGTATGTGAAGACTGTGATGGAAGGCGAGAAATTTGTGGTCACTAATCCGTATTTCGAGCAGATGGCAGTGCAGGAAGGGTTCTATTCGCCGGAACTTGTGGAGCGTATAGCAAGCAATGGCTCGGTACAGGATATCCCTGATGTCCCGGTGGCTGTGCAGCGTTTGTTCGTCACGTCACATGATATGGGGTACGAGTGGCATATCCGGTTGCAGGCTGCTTTCCAGAAATATGCTGACAATGCGGTATCCAAGACAATCAATTTCAGGCATGATGCCACAAAAGAGGATGTGGGCAGGGCTTTCAGGCTGGCTTATACGCTGGGGTGTAAGGGCATTACTGTTTACCGGGACCGCAGCCGTAGCGGGCAGGTGCTGACTACGGTTGATGATTTGATGCAGGATTGTGAGTATTGTGGGGCCGTGCTGAATCCGACGTGA
- a CDS encoding tryptophan synthase subunit alpha: MRISDKFDELKIKGDGALIAYVCAGDGDTAGIVHALIRGGADIVELGLPFSDPIADGPTIQASIERALDAGMNPDRYFEMVKGLGVDVPLVVMTYYNLIFKRGLERFVKDCKDSGITGIIVPDLPPEESGELGGYCEGNGVDLIFLIAPTTTGDRLEDILKRGTGFLYLVSRLGVTGARDDVAGSTKEVLDRVKTDKPKAVGFGISSGAQAAEIIKSGAQGVIVGSAFVDIIASGQDVVGRLEVLAREIKSSLG, encoded by the coding sequence ATGAGGATCTCTGATAAGTTCGATGAACTGAAAATAAAGGGTGATGGAGCACTTATCGCTTATGTGTGCGCCGGTGATGGTGATACTGCAGGAATCGTGCATGCACTGATAAGGGGCGGTGCTGATATTGTGGAGCTGGGACTGCCTTTTTCTGACCCTATAGCAGACGGCCCTACCATACAGGCATCCATCGAGAGGGCACTGGACGCGGGTATGAACCCTGACAGGTACTTTGAGATGGTGAAGGGGCTTGGTGTGGATGTACCGCTTGTTGTGATGACCTACTACAACCTGATCTTCAAGCGGGGACTTGAGAGGTTCGTAAAGGACTGCAAAGATTCTGGCATTACCGGTATTATCGTGCCAGACCTGCCGCCAGAGGAATCCGGGGAACTGGGCGGGTATTGCGAGGGAAATGGAGTTGACCTGATATTCTTGATAGCACCCACAACCACAGGCGACAGGCTTGAGGATATCCTGAAGCGGGGCACCGGGTTTTTGTATCTGGTGTCCAGGCTGGGTGTCACGGGTGCCAGGGACGATGTTGCAGGCTCTACAAAGGAAGTGCTGGACAGGGTTAAGACTGATAAGCCCAAAGCTGTGGGTTTTGGTATTTCATCTGGCGCACAGGCTGCCGAGATCATTAAGAGCGGTGCCCAGGGTGTAATTGTGGGTTCGGCTTTTGTGGATATTATAGCCAGCGGGCAGGATGTTGTGGGAAGGCTTGAGGTGCTGGCGCGGGAGATAAAATCGAGTTTGGGATAA
- a CDS encoding epoxyqueuosine reductase QueH yields MEILLHICCAPCATYTVKALRSGGFDPVGYFYNPNIHPFTEYRRRFETLQQYARAVELDVVYKDEYILEDFISQALEVDDRCALCYSLRLEEAARQASDMGISRFTTTLLISPYQKHEMIRDIASGLASEYGVEFYYQDFREGYRETFQLCRDLGLYRQAYCGCIFSEKERYYRKLVDG; encoded by the coding sequence ATGGAAATTCTGCTGCATATCTGCTGTGCCCCCTGTGCCACTTATACGGTAAAGGCGTTAAGGTCTGGTGGCTTTGATCCAGTTGGCTATTTCTACAACCCGAATATCCATCCGTTCACAGAGTACAGACGCAGGTTTGAAACTTTGCAGCAGTATGCGAGGGCTGTGGAACTGGATGTGGTGTACAAGGACGAATATATATTAGAGGATTTTATCAGTCAGGCCCTTGAGGTCGATGACAGGTGCGCCCTGTGTTATTCCCTGCGGCTGGAGGAGGCTGCCAGGCAGGCATCGGATATGGGTATCTCCAGGTTCACGACAACGCTGCTTATATCCCCTTACCAGAAACATGAGATGATAAGGGACATTGCCAGCGGTCTTGCATCTGAATATGGCGTGGAGTTCTATTACCAGGATTTCCGTGAAGGATACAGGGAGACTTTCCAGTTATGCCGCGACCTGGGACTGTACCGACAGGCGTACTGCGGCTGCATATTCAGTGAAAAGGAGAGATATTATCGTAAGCTGGTTGATGGGTGA
- a CDS encoding DUF473 family protein — protein MKYIILTGISSQVLKELQDDRIRTIEIRSPHNFYSVHGSDVGDLVFLTRTSYHDVKVGTLGLIARIKNKQVAMHRITHMTNEVLEECETFSARLQLELKSIGRVRKIVEFALEKPFVVEADEVTYLEGR, from the coding sequence ATGAAATATATTATACTTACAGGAATATCATCTCAGGTGCTAAAGGAATTGCAGGATGATCGCATAAGAACCATTGAGATTCGCAGCCCTCATAATTTTTATTCGGTACATGGTTCTGATGTGGGGGATTTAGTCTTCCTGACACGGACCAGCTATCATGATGTCAAAGTTGGAACATTAGGCCTGATTGCCAGGATAAAAAACAAGCAGGTGGCCATGCACCGTATCACGCATATGACAAATGAGGTTTTAGAGGAATGTGAGACTTTCTCTGCGAGACTTCAACTTGAATTAAAAAGCATAGGCAGGGTCAGGAAAATTGTGGAGTTTGCTCTCGAAAAACCGTTCGTAGTGGAAGCGGATGAGGTTACATATCTGGAAGGAAGGTAG
- the trpB gene encoding tryptophan synthase subunit beta, with product MNKKQRGKFGRFGGQFVPEVLMPAVKELEQGYERFRDDPLFKQELDYYLQDFAGRPTPLYHARRLSEKYGIKVYLKREDLVHGGAHKLNNTLGQALLAKYMGKRRLIAETGAGQHGTATAMAGANLGIATEVYMGAKDMERQRMNVYRMELMGTKVIPVTSGSQTLKDAINEALRDWVSNVEDTHYLIGSVVGPHPYPTIVRDFQSVIGNEVKQQIMEKEGRLPDSIIACTGGGSNAIGTFYPFISDTNVKLFAVEAGGSGMESTKKAALHSASLCVGEEGVLHGARTKILQDPYGQILESHSIAAGLDYSGVGPELAYLAETGRIKPANTSDDEALAAFHELSRMEGIIPALESSHALAYLAKAAGSGELGEIVVINLSGRGDKDLEAVLEKGVM from the coding sequence ATGAACAAAAAACAAAGAGGCAAGTTCGGGCGCTTCGGCGGACAGTTCGTACCCGAAGTGCTCATGCCTGCAGTAAAGGAACTGGAACAAGGATATGAGCGGTTCAGGGACGATCCCCTATTCAAGCAGGAACTGGACTATTATCTACAGGATTTTGCAGGCCGCCCCACCCCACTGTACCATGCCCGGCGCCTGAGTGAAAAATACGGGATCAAGGTATATCTCAAGCGTGAGGACCTGGTGCACGGAGGTGCACATAAACTTAACAACACACTGGGCCAGGCACTGCTGGCAAAGTATATGGGCAAGCGCCGCCTCATCGCCGAGACAGGGGCGGGCCAGCACGGTACTGCTACGGCCATGGCTGGCGCAAACCTGGGGATTGCCACAGAGGTCTATATGGGTGCCAAGGATATGGAGCGTCAGCGCATGAACGTGTACCGCATGGAACTTATGGGAACAAAGGTTATTCCTGTAACTTCTGGCAGCCAGACCCTGAAGGATGCCATCAATGAGGCGCTGCGGGACTGGGTTAGCAATGTGGAGGATACACATTACCTTATCGGTTCGGTGGTCGGTCCCCATCCTTATCCAACTATTGTGCGCGACTTCCAGAGTGTGATAGGCAACGAGGTCAAACAACAGATCATGGAGAAGGAGGGGCGTTTGCCTGATTCCATTATCGCATGTACGGGCGGCGGCAGTAATGCTATCGGCACTTTCTATCCATTCATTTCAGATACTAACGTAAAATTATTCGCTGTGGAAGCGGGCGGCAGTGGTATGGAGTCAACCAAAAAGGCTGCTCTTCACTCTGCATCCCTGTGTGTGGGCGAGGAAGGCGTGCTCCACGGCGCGCGGACCAAGATACTGCAGGACCCCTACGGCCAGATACTGGAATCCCACAGCATCGCAGCCGGGCTTGATTATAGCGGTGTGGGTCCTGAACTGGCATACCTGGCCGAGACTGGCAGGATCAAGCCTGCGAACACCAGTGACGATGAGGCACTGGCTGCCTTCCACGAACTGAGCCGGATGGAGGGTATTATCCCGGCACTGGAATCGTCTCATGCCCTTGCCTACCTGGCAAAGGCTGCAGGCTCAGGTGAACTTGGCGAGATCGTGGTGATCAATCTATCGGGGCGGGGCGATAAGGACCTTGAGGCTGTGCTTGAGAAGGGGGTTATGTAA
- a CDS encoding proteasome assembly chaperone family protein produces the protein MPGDEQSKFVYNVKIITKPLSLKNPIIVEGFPGIGLVGNIAGQHLIDELNMEYVGSMESKYFPPIAVLFNGIINMPVRIYQSKEHNILTVISDIPIHPTISYEVSKVLVDWAQSINVKEIVSIAGIATMSSEEKVFGAATNDDMLDKIRDYVEIFQVGTISGISGSVMTECVMRDIHAISLLGETNSPNPDPRAAASVISILKIIYGLPIDTENLMDQAEQIEVELQKLAEQVKTSEEGEQPRREFPMYG, from the coding sequence ATGCCAGGTGATGAACAATCTAAATTTGTGTATAATGTCAAGATCATTACTAAACCACTATCACTTAAGAACCCGATTATAGTAGAAGGTTTTCCAGGTATCGGACTTGTTGGGAATATTGCAGGCCAGCATTTAATAGATGAACTCAATATGGAATATGTTGGAAGTATGGAATCAAAATACTTCCCACCCATAGCAGTTTTGTTTAATGGCATCATAAATATGCCTGTACGGATCTATCAGAGTAAAGAGCATAACATTCTCACTGTCATTTCTGATATCCCGATTCATCCCACTATATCCTATGAGGTCAGCAAAGTTCTAGTAGACTGGGCACAATCAATAAATGTAAAGGAGATTGTTTCCATTGCCGGGATAGCCACTATGAGCAGTGAGGAAAAGGTCTTTGGTGCTGCGACCAATGATGATATGCTTGACAAGATAAGGGATTATGTTGAAATATTCCAGGTTGGGACCATAAGCGGCATTTCTGGTAGTGTGATGACAGAATGTGTCATGCGTGATATCCATGCCATAAGCTTGTTGGGTGAGACCAATAGCCCCAATCCGGACCCAAGGGCTGCAGCTTCTGTAATCAGCATATTGAAAATAATCTATGGTCTTCCCATTGACACTGAAAACCTGATGGACCAGGCCGAACAGATCGAAGTCGAACTACAGAAACTTGCTGAACAGGTTAAGACCAGTGAGGAAGGCGAACAACCCAGGCGTGAATTCCCAATGTATGGTTGA